One window from the genome of Montipora foliosa isolate CH-2021 chromosome 5, ASM3666993v2, whole genome shotgun sequence encodes:
- the LOC138003268 gene encoding peroxisomal acyl-coenzyme A oxidase 1-like, with product MDIYCASAIPDLYTLSNASCTYEGDNDVLYLQVARFLMKVASKVRRGEALSPSLSFFSRTPQQCVAVNGNEFLDPRVQAKIYEDRTLSEVKTVGEMMQNKIISGMDLSLAQNELSVDLVHCAKHYSHCIFILLLLKSVENLSGISLNLHHVLKCLIDLTVLYGIAENSGSFLEVGVLNGHQIQIIRQQIYSLMDELRPEAVCLVDAFDYSDYVLNSALGRFDGNVYEDLFKRAQASSLNKHQVPPAYYKFLHPLMNNQKSKL from the exons ATGGATATTTATTGTGCCAGTGCTATTCCTGATTTGTACACATTAAGCAATGCAAGTTGCACTTATGAAGGCGACAACGATGTACTCTACCTTCAGGTTGCAAG GTTTCTCATGAAGGTTGCCTCCAAAGTGCGAAGGGGCGAGGCACTGTCACCATCACTTTCATTCTTCTCACGAACACCTCAGCAGTGTGTAGCAGTGAATGGCAATGAATTTCTTGATCCTCGGGTACAAGCAAAAATTTATGAGGATAGGACTTTGAG TGAGGTGAAGACTGTGGGAGAAATGatgcaaaacaaaataatttcagGAATGGATTTGTCTCTAGCTCAGAATGAACTTTCTGTGGACTTAGTTCATTGTGCAAAG CATTATAGTCATTGCATCTTCATTTTACTTCTGCTCAAGTCAGTGGAGAATCTGTCTGGAATTAGTCTAAATTTGCATCATGTCCTAAAATGTCTGATTGATCTGACTGTGCTCTATGGTATTGCTGAGAATTCAGGAAGTTTTTTGGAG GTAGGAGTTCTAAATGGCCATCAGATTCAAATCATACGTCAACAAATATATTCCTTGATGGATGAGTTACG ACCTGAAGCAGTATGTCTGGTAGATGCATTTGATTATTCAGATTATGTGCTCAATTCTGCCCTTGGACGCTTTGATGGCAATGTATATGAAGACCTTTTTAAAAGAGCTCAGGCTTCTTCACTGAATAAACATCAG GTTCCACCAGCATATTACAAGTTCTTACACCCTCTTATGAATAACCAGAAATCAAAGCTTTGA
- the LOC138003267 gene encoding membrane-spanning 4-domains subfamily A member 8-like yields the protein MVYRASALRVLGFTHIVIGSLMLVFGIVCIAIVSHWTSTFGFGIWVGIWVIITGVLGYLGARDNNNPNKCLIGCFLGFSVTASVIAGIMLICYCVATAGFADDLRHDDYYETSYYNTYYSRVSRRRATVGAGLASCQLTFAVVQFFVSLASSIYCCNAVCCGVPAVGSAAANQQVVTYVHPGAQQIYPGSQSGVVIIQPTGAVATALPPGFTTTGQQPMYIQQQPAVMAPPGYWNTSSAPVPPGTVTVSYAGAAVSPQTQFQQPSKEQEQPPPYGPHT from the exons ATGGTTTATCGAGCGTCTGCTTTGCGCGTTTTGGGCTTCACACATATTGTGATTGGTTCTCTCATGTTGGTCTTTGGTATCGTTTGCATTGCAATCGTAAGTCACTGGACTTCAACCTTTGGTTTCGGCATTTGGGTGGGCATCTGG GTTATCATCACAGGAGTTTTGGGTTATTTGGGTGCAAGAGATAACAACAACCCAAACAAATGTTTG ATTGGATGTTTCTTGGGATTTTCTGTTACAGCTTCTGTGATTGCTGGCATCATGTTAATTTGTTACTGTGTTGCTACTGCTGGTTTTGCTGATGATCTTCGTCATGACGATTATTATGAGACCTCGTACTACAACACATACTACTCAAGGGTGTCGAGGCGCCGGGCTACTGTAGGTGCTGGTTTGGCTTCTTGCCAGCTAACTTTTGCTGTTGTGcagttttttgtttctcttgcTTCATCGATCTACTGCTGCAATGCTGTTTGTTGTGGTGTACCTGCTGTGGGTTCT GCAGCAGCCAATCAGCAAGTTGTAACTTATGTGCATCCAGGTGCACAGCAAATTTACCCTGGGAGTCAATCTGGTGTTGTTATTATTCAACCAACTGGTGCTGTGGCAACTGCACTGCCTCCTGGCTTCACAACAACTGGACAGCAACCTATGTACATACAACAGCAG CCTGCAGTAATGGCACCACCTGGTTATTGGAACACCTCATCTGCTCCAGTTCCACCTGGTACAGTGACTGTATCATATGCTGGTGCAGCTGTGTCACCGCAAACTCAATTCCAG CAACCATCAAAGGAACAAGAACAGCCACCACCATACGGCCCTCATACATAG